GTTTTCCGGCGGGCGCTGGCCATCGGCACCCGCCCGCGCGTCGCAGTTCTCTAGGAAGCGCGCGGCGACGCGGAAGGGGCTGGTGTCGCCCCGCGGCGCCTGTTGCGCGGCGACGGGGACGGCGGCGAGGAGGCTCGCCGCGACGATGAGGGAACGCATCAGAACCTCGGAATGTCCGGGAAGGGCAGCTTGCCGCGGTGGACGTGCATGCGGCCGAGTTCGGCACAGCGGTGCAGCACCGGGAACACCTTGCCGGGATTGAGAAGGTGCTGCGGGTCGAACGCGCACTTCACGCGCTGCTGCTGTTTCAGGTCGTCTTCGGTGAACATCTCCGGCATCAGGTCGCGCTTCTCGACGCCGACGCCGTGCTCGCCCGTCAGGCATCCGCCCACCTCGACGCACAGCTTCAGGATGTCGGCGCCGAACGCCTCGGCCCGGTCCAGCTCGCCCGGCTGGTTGGCGTCGAACAGGATGAGCGGGTGCAGGTTGCCGTCGCCGGCGTGGAAGACGTTGGCGACGCGCAGCCCGTGCTTCTCGGACAGCTCCGCCATACCCTTCAAGACGCGCGGCAGCTCGCGGCGCGGGATGGTCCCGTCCATGCACATGTAGTCGGGCGAGATGCGGCCGACGGCGGGGAAGGCGGCCTTGCGCCCGGCCCAGAAGGTGGCGCGCTCCTCCTCCGTCTCGGACACGCGGCAGGAGGTGGCGCCATTCTCGCGGCACATCCCCTCGACGAGGTCGATCAGATGATCCACCTCGACTTTCGGTCCGTCCAGCTCGACGATCAGCAGCGCCTCGACGTCGAGCGGGTAGCCGGCGTGGACGAAGGCTTCGGCAGCGTGGATGGCGGGCTTGTCCATCATCTCCATGCCGCCGGGGATGATCCCGGCGCCGATGATCGCGGCCACCGCGCGCCCGGCGTCCTCCGCCTCGGGAAAGCCGACGAGCACCGCCCGCGCCGTCTCCGGTGAGCGCAGGATGCGCACGGTGATCTCCGTGACGACGCCGAGCAGCCCCTCGGACCCGGTCATGAAGGCGAGCCAGTCGTACCCTTCCGCGTCGAGGTGCTTGCCGCCGAAGCGCATCACCTCGCCCTCGATGGTGACGATCTCGAGCCCCAGGACGTTGTTGGTGGTGAGGCCGTATTTGAGGCTGTGCACGCCGCCGGAGTTCTCGGCGATGTTGCCGCCGATGGAGCAGGCGATCTGCGAGGACGGGTCCGGCGCGTAGTAGAACCCCTCGTGCGAGACCGCGTTGGTGATGGCGAGGTTGGTCACGCCCGGCTGAACGGTGGCGCAGCGGTTGGCGAAGTCGATGTCGAGGATGCGGTTGAAGCGCATCATCGAGATCAGCACCGCGTCCGCCAGCGGCAGCGCGCCGCCCGAGAGGGAGGTGCCGGCGCCGCGCGGGACGACGCGGATTCCCGTCTCGTGGCAATATTTCAGGACGGCGGCGACCTGTTCCACCGTTTCGGGCAACACAACCACGAATGGCATCTGGCGATAGGCGGTGAGCGCGTCGCTCTCGTAAGTGCGCATGCCGGTTTCATCGTCGACCGTGCCCTCTCCCGGTACGATTTCGCGCAGCTTCGCAACGATTTCGCCCCGTCGCGCCATGATCTGAGCGTCGACGGCCGGCATTCTCAGCCCGGACATATCTTTCCCCCCGCAGCCTGCAAGCTGCCGCCCTCGGCCATCGATTGCAACCGCATCTTGGCGCGTATGACGCACGACATAGCGGCCAAAACCTTGAAATTGTCGAGAACATGATATCCTAAAAGGAGCATAATCCACTTCGAAGGAATGGCATGGGCGTTCTCACGCAGGCAGACGAAATTTCGCAAATCGCATTCGGCTACATGGGATCGAAGGCGCTGTTCGCGGCGCTGGAGTCGAACGTGTTCACTCTCCTTTCGAACGGTCCCCGGACGGCGGAGGAGGTGGCGGGCGACACCGCCCTCGAACCCGACCGTGCCGAGATGCTGCTGACGGCTTTGGCGGGGCTCGGCCTCGTCACGGTCGAGGACGGCAAATTCGCGAACTCGCCGGCGGCCGACGCCTTCCTGGTGAAGGGCGCGAAGTACGACTTCTCCGACTATCTGCGGCTGCAGGTCGGCAAGCAGATGTATCCGCTAATCGACCAGATCGAGGCG
This portion of the Acuticoccus sp. I52.16.1 genome encodes:
- a CDS encoding FAD-linked oxidase C-terminal domain-containing protein; amino-acid sequence: MSGLRMPAVDAQIMARRGEIVAKLREIVPGEGTVDDETGMRTYESDALTAYRQMPFVVVLPETVEQVAAVLKYCHETGIRVVPRGAGTSLSGGALPLADAVLISMMRFNRILDIDFANRCATVQPGVTNLAITNAVSHEGFYYAPDPSSQIACSIGGNIAENSGGVHSLKYGLTTNNVLGLEIVTIEGEVMRFGGKHLDAEGYDWLAFMTGSEGLLGVVTEITVRILRSPETARAVLVGFPEAEDAGRAVAAIIGAGIIPGGMEMMDKPAIHAAEAFVHAGYPLDVEALLIVELDGPKVEVDHLIDLVEGMCRENGATSCRVSETEEERATFWAGRKAAFPAVGRISPDYMCMDGTIPRRELPRVLKGMAELSEKHGLRVANVFHAGDGNLHPLILFDANQPGELDRAEAFGADILKLCVEVGGCLTGEHGVGVEKRDLMPEMFTEDDLKQQQRVKCAFDPQHLLNPGKVFPVLHRCAELGRMHVHRGKLPFPDIPRF